The stretch of DNA ATCTGATAGTGGGTGGCCGTTGAGGTGTGCACAAATACCGCATCACACTCGCGGGCCAGATCCTGAAGCGATGCCGCATAAGGGATGCGCCAGGTGTCGCAGATCCGTTCTGCCTTT from Oceanidesulfovibrio indonesiensis encodes:
- a CDS encoding Gfo/Idh/MocA family oxidoreductase, producing the protein MKKLRIGAVGLGGIAQKAWLPVLGAATDWTLQGAWSPTREKAERICDTWRIPYAASLQDLARECDAVFVHTSTATHYQ